The Muribaculum intestinale genome includes the window AGCAGCTTTGTCTCGGCGTCAGACAGTGGAGAACCGGCACACACCAGCCGCACCCCCCGGTCGGCCTTGGCAAGCGATGCAAACGCCTCGGCCAGCCCGCTGAAATTCTTATACCCCTTGCGGTCGCCAACAAAAAGCAGATATGGGCCTGATATCCCTTCGACAGCAGCCTCACGCGAAGAAAGCGATGCGTATCCGTGGTGTATCACGTCGATTTTGCTCTCGTCGATACCGTAATACTCCATGATATCGCGCCGGGTGTTCTCGCTTATAGCGATTATGCGCGAGGCTGCCATGGCAAGTCTCTTCTTGCGCTTTATCACCTTGCGCGAATCGGGAAGCAGATCGGGATAACGCTCATGCGTGAAGTCGTGGACAGTAAGCACAAAAGGTTTTCTCCCTATAGCGTTCATGAAGTAATCGTTGTAGTAAGTGGGATGGAATACATCAAACGCACCACCCCTCAGTTGCTGGCGTGCCATAGAGTTGTCGGCCCACTCATATAGCTTCTTGCGCAGACGGAACGAGCCTATATCGAGACGCTTGACCGGCAGTCTCA containing:
- a CDS encoding glycosyltransferase family 4 protein, whose amino-acid sequence is MKVLYDTQVFAWQRFGGISRYFVELMRHMPKGISPVLPAPFFSENAYLPDLGMRLPVKRLDIGSFRLRKKLYEWADNSMARQQLRGGAFDVFHPTYYNDYFMNAIGRKPFVLTVHDFTHERYPDLLPDSRKVIKRKKRLAMAASRIIAISENTRRDIMEYYGIDESKIDVIHHGYASLSSREAAVEGISGPYLLFVGDRKGYKNFSGLAEAFASLAKADRGVRLVCAGSPLSDAETKLLNVLGIRDSVTAVQATNAQLLWLYRHAACFVYPSLYEGFGLPVLEAFGAGCPVAVSSTSCFPEVARDGAVYFDPSDPGSIASAVAGILDDSDATRSLTRRASAVLRGYSWERTARQTAETYRKSM